From a single Pseudomonas triticicola genomic region:
- a CDS encoding ATPase domain-containing protein produces the protein MTTSNELISAKAAVGIVGLDDILAGGLSRGHVFLLEGEPGTGKTTVALHFLRAGALAGERCLYITLSETEKELRQGALSHGWELNENIKIFELTPPESLLNAEHQQSLLYSSDLELGEATRQIFEVVERFKPTRVVLDSLSEIRLLAQSSLRYRRQILAIKHYFVRYDATVLLLDDLTTESLDKTVHSVAHGVIRLEELTPSYGAERRRVRVVKYRGQKYRGGFHDFTIMGDGVHVFPRLVAAEHRGDYPRLQLSSGIPQMDALLGGGIETGSSTLILGPAGTGKSMISMIFAAAAVARGEKAALFIFDEELGLLFERMRHLGIDLKALQATGNLLIEQVDAAELSPGELSHRVRRCVDELGIKTVVIDSINGYQAAMPEENALVLHMHELLLYLNRKGAATFMTVAQHGLVGDMQAPVDITYLADTVILLRYFEALGKVRRAISIIKKRTGNHESTIREYRISSRGMTIGQPLESFQGVLRGVPTYMGASNPLLEDESL, from the coding sequence TTGACTACATCAAACGAGTTGATCAGTGCAAAGGCCGCCGTCGGCATTGTAGGTCTGGATGACATCCTTGCCGGTGGCCTGTCTCGCGGCCATGTGTTTTTGCTCGAGGGGGAACCCGGAACCGGCAAAACCACCGTGGCTTTGCATTTCCTCCGCGCCGGTGCGCTGGCCGGGGAACGCTGCTTGTACATCACTCTCTCGGAAACCGAGAAAGAACTGCGTCAAGGTGCGCTCTCCCACGGCTGGGAGCTGAACGAAAACATCAAGATCTTCGAGCTGACACCGCCGGAAAGCCTGCTCAATGCCGAACACCAGCAAAGTCTGCTGTATTCCTCGGACCTTGAACTGGGCGAGGCGACCAGGCAGATTTTCGAAGTGGTCGAACGCTTCAAACCGACCCGCGTAGTGCTCGACAGCCTTTCGGAGATCCGTCTACTGGCGCAGAGCTCGTTGCGCTATCGTCGGCAGATTCTGGCGATCAAGCACTACTTTGTGCGCTACGACGCCACCGTCCTGCTGCTCGATGACCTGACCACCGAATCCCTCGACAAGACTGTGCACAGTGTCGCCCACGGCGTGATTCGCCTTGAAGAGCTGACGCCAAGCTACGGCGCCGAGCGTCGTCGCGTACGAGTGGTCAAATATCGCGGGCAGAAATACCGTGGCGGTTTCCATGATTTCACCATCATGGGCGACGGCGTCCATGTTTTCCCACGCCTGGTAGCGGCGGAACATCGCGGCGACTACCCACGTCTGCAGCTGTCCAGCGGCATCCCGCAAATGGACGCCCTGCTCGGCGGCGGCATCGAGACCGGATCCAGCACGCTGATTCTCGGCCCGGCCGGTACCGGCAAATCGATGATTTCGATGATCTTCGCCGCCGCAGCGGTGGCCCGAGGCGAAAAAGCCGCGCTGTTCATTTTCGATGAAGAACTGGGCCTGCTGTTCGAACGCATGCGTCATCTGGGCATCGACCTCAAAGCCTTGCAGGCCACCGGTAATCTGCTGATCGAACAAGTAGACGCCGCCGAATTGTCTCCCGGTGAGTTGTCCCATCGCGTGCGGCGTTGCGTCGATGAGCTGGGTATCAAAACCGTGGTGATCGACAGCATTAACGGCTATCAAGCGGCGATGCCGGAAGAAAACGCGCTGGTGCTGCACATGCACGAGCTGCTGCTGTACCTTAACCGCAAAGGCGCGGCCACCTTCATGACGGTCGCCCAGCACGGTCTGGTGGGCGATATGCAGGCGCCGGTCGATATCACTTACCTGGCCGACACGGTGATTCTGTTGCGCTACTTCGAAGCCCTCGGCAAAGTCCGCCGGGCGATCTCGATTATCAAGAAACGTACCGGCAACCACGAGTCGACCATCCGTGAATACCGGATCTCCTCGCGTGGCATGACCATCGGCCAACCGCTGGAATCCTTCCAGGGCGTGCTGCGTGGCGTGCCGACCTACATGGGAGCGAGCAATCCATTGCTTGAGGATGAAAGCTTGTGA
- a CDS encoding CheR family methyltransferase — translation MERSSSAERNSEIELRLLIEAIYLKYSYDFRDYSGASIKRRVQHALSQFECATISALQEKVLHDPTAFMQLLQLLTIPVSEMFRDPSHFLAIRNEVVPLLRTYPSLKIWIAGCSTGEEVYSMAILLREEGLLDRTIIYATDINPRSLEKAKQGIFSMENVRAYTANYQQAGGQRSFADYYTAAYGYAIFDKSLCENVTFADHSLATDSVFSETQLISCRNVLIYFNKKLQDRAFGLFHESLSHRGFLVLGSKETLDFSNYSNQFEALVKQERIYRKS, via the coding sequence GTGGAACGCAGCAGTTCAGCCGAGCGCAACAGCGAAATCGAATTACGCTTGTTGATCGAGGCGATTTACCTGAAATACAGCTATGACTTTCGCGACTACTCCGGCGCTTCGATCAAGCGCCGGGTGCAGCACGCGCTGAGTCAGTTCGAGTGCGCGACCATCTCGGCCCTGCAAGAAAAAGTCCTGCACGACCCGACCGCGTTCATGCAGCTGCTGCAACTGCTGACGATCCCGGTCAGCGAGATGTTCCGCGATCCGTCGCACTTCCTGGCCATCCGCAACGAAGTGGTGCCGCTGCTGCGTACCTATCCGTCGCTGAAGATCTGGATTGCCGGCTGCAGCACGGGCGAGGAGGTCTACTCGATGGCGATCCTGTTGCGCGAAGAAGGCCTGCTCGACCGCACGATCATCTACGCCACCGACATCAACCCGCGCTCGCTGGAGAAAGCCAAGCAAGGGATTTTCTCCATGGAAAATGTCCGCGCCTACACTGCCAACTATCAGCAGGCCGGCGGTCAGCGTTCGTTTGCCGATTACTACACGGCAGCCTACGGCTACGCGATTTTCGACAAGAGCCTGTGCGAGAACGTGACATTCGCCGACCACAGCCTGGCCACCGACAGCGTGTTCTCCGAAACCCAGTTGATTTCCTGCCGCAACGTGCTGATCTATTTCAACAAGAAGTTGCAGGACCGGGCGTTCGGGCTGTTCCATGAATCGTTGTCGCATCGCGGCTTTCTGGTGCTGGGCAGCAAGGAAACCCTGGATTTTTCCAACTATTCGAACCAGTTCGAGGCGTTGGTCAAACAAGAACGGATCTACCGCAAATCATGA
- a CDS encoding chemotaxis protein CheB — translation MNDTPSLPRIEAVVIGASAGGVEALLTLLGPLRKGYVLPIIIVLHLPEERRSHLAEVFSRRVAMPVKEAEDKQDIEAGTVYFATPGYHLSVEADRSLSLSLEDRVHHSRPSIDYLFESAADVYGETLAAVLLTGANQDGARGLACVKRCGGLTIVQDPDDAQVATMPQAALNVLQPDHVLPIHGIGRLLVELERIAC, via the coding sequence ATGAACGACACCCCGAGCCTGCCTCGCATCGAGGCCGTCGTGATCGGCGCCTCCGCAGGCGGTGTCGAGGCGTTGCTGACACTGCTCGGGCCATTGCGCAAAGGCTATGTACTGCCGATCATCATCGTTCTGCATCTGCCGGAAGAACGCCGCAGTCATCTGGCCGAAGTGTTCTCCCGCCGTGTGGCGATGCCGGTCAAGGAAGCCGAAGACAAGCAGGACATTGAAGCCGGCACGGTGTATTTCGCCACGCCCGGTTACCACTTGTCGGTCGAAGCGGATCGCAGCCTGTCGCTGAGCCTGGAGGACCGCGTGCACCATTCGCGGCCTTCGATCGATTACCTGTTTGAATCGGCCGCTGACGTTTACGGCGAGACACTCGCCGCCGTGCTGCTGACCGGCGCCAATCAGGACGGCGCGCGCGGGCTGGCCTGCGTCAAGCGCTGCGGCGGCCTGACCATTGTTCAAGACCCCGATGATGCACAAGTCGCCACCATGCCTCAGGCTGCACTGAACGTTCTGCAGCCGGATCATGTCCTACCCATTCACGGCATCGGCCGTCTGCTAGTCGAGCTGGAACGAATCGCATGCTGA
- a CDS encoding response regulator, with translation MSVDAQDVVLVVEDEPVILMVLTDYLSGQGYRVLQAENGEQAFEILASKPHLDMLITDFRLPGGISGVQIAEPAVKLRPDLKVIFISGYPQEIRETGSLITSKAPILEKPFDLDVLQEKIQELLA, from the coding sequence ATGAGCGTAGATGCGCAAGATGTAGTACTCGTCGTCGAAGACGAACCGGTTATCTTGATGGTCCTGACGGATTACCTGTCAGGGCAGGGCTATCGCGTGCTGCAAGCGGAAAATGGCGAGCAGGCTTTCGAGATACTCGCCAGCAAACCTCACCTGGACATGCTGATTACCGATTTCCGCCTGCCGGGCGGGATCTCCGGCGTGCAGATTGCCGAGCCAGCGGTGAAATTGCGACCGGACCTCAAAGTGATTTTCATCAGCGGCTACCCGCAGGAAATCCGTGAAACCGGCAGCCTGATCACCAGCAAGGCACCGATCCTGGAAAAACCGTTCGATCTGGATGTGCTGCAGGAAAAGATTCAGGAATTGCTGGCCTGA
- a CDS encoding ATP-binding protein, with product MTVNTPLAERVLVLAPMGRDSQIALMILNEAGYGGMVAPNLGALCTELEVGAGLLLIAAEALRGPELEGLIAYLDQQPAWSDMPIVLLTHHGGDEQGPPSRLSTLLGNVTFLERPFHPATLVSLVSAALRGRRRQYEARDRLIDLSESERRLQSTLETLEQQVEERTAQLRHNEEALRQSQKMEAVGQLTGGIAHDFNNMLTGIIGSLELLRRRLARGRTEDLDSLIDLGVTSANRAAGLTHRLLAFSRRQSLDPKAVQMNTLVLSMGELLQRSLNESIHLEMRLDDNLWVAEADPNQLESALLNLVINARDAMPEGGKLVVETSNQVLHRDFTAAYSNLEPGDYVMLSVTDNGSGMPQSVVSRAFDPFFTTKPIGQGTGLGLSMIYGFSKQSRGHVSIDSEVDQGTTVKLYLPRFRGEEVEIPVSDSQQAPYAMDGETVLIVEDDPAVRVLVSAVLSELGYAFVEAGDADGAMPILNSTQRIDLLISDVGLPGMNGRQLAEVGRQYRPGLKVLFITGYAEHAAVRGGFLDSGMQMITKPFTFDLLTAKVREMINS from the coding sequence GTGACGGTCAACACGCCGTTGGCCGAGCGGGTGCTGGTGCTGGCGCCCATGGGTCGCGACAGCCAGATCGCGTTGATGATTCTCAACGAAGCCGGTTACGGCGGCATGGTGGCGCCGAATCTCGGCGCTCTGTGCACCGAACTGGAGGTCGGCGCCGGATTGCTGCTGATTGCTGCTGAGGCGTTGCGCGGACCGGAACTGGAAGGGCTTATCGCCTACCTTGACCAGCAGCCCGCGTGGTCGGACATGCCCATCGTGCTGCTGACTCATCATGGCGGCGATGAACAAGGGCCGCCGTCGCGTCTCAGCACCCTGCTCGGCAACGTGACTTTTCTCGAGCGCCCCTTCCATCCCGCGACACTGGTCAGTCTGGTCTCCGCCGCCCTGCGTGGGCGGCGACGACAATATGAAGCGCGCGATCGGCTGATCGACCTGAGTGAAAGCGAACGACGCCTGCAATCGACTCTGGAAACCCTCGAGCAACAGGTTGAAGAGCGCACCGCACAACTTCGCCACAACGAAGAAGCGCTGCGCCAATCGCAGAAAATGGAAGCGGTCGGCCAACTTACTGGCGGCATTGCTCACGACTTCAACAATATGCTCACCGGCATCATCGGTAGCCTGGAACTGCTGCGCCGGCGTCTGGCCCGGGGCCGCACCGAAGACCTCGACAGTCTGATCGATCTAGGCGTGACCTCCGCCAACCGCGCCGCCGGCCTGACTCACCGCTTGTTGGCGTTCTCCCGCCGGCAATCCCTCGACCCAAAAGCCGTGCAAATGAACACGCTGGTGCTGTCGATGGGCGAGCTGCTGCAACGCAGCCTCAATGAGAGCATTCATCTGGAGATGCGCCTGGACGACAACCTCTGGGTTGCCGAGGCCGATCCCAATCAACTCGAAAGCGCCCTGCTCAACTTGGTAATCAACGCCCGCGATGCGATGCCCGAGGGCGGCAAACTGGTGGTGGAAACCAGCAACCAGGTGCTGCATCGAGATTTCACCGCGGCTTACAGCAATCTGGAGCCGGGCGATTACGTGATGCTGAGCGTCACCGACAACGGCAGCGGCATGCCGCAGAGCGTGGTCAGCCGTGCGTTCGATCCGTTTTTCACCACCAAGCCGATCGGCCAGGGCACCGGCCTCGGACTGTCGATGATCTATGGCTTCAGCAAGCAGTCGCGCGGGCATGTGTCGATCGACAGTGAAGTCGATCAAGGCACCACGGTAAAACTCTACCTGCCGCGTTTCCGTGGTGAAGAAGTGGAAATTCCCGTCTCGGATTCGCAGCAGGCTCCGTATGCGATGGATGGCGAAACCGTACTCATCGTCGAAGACGATCCGGCAGTGCGTGTGTTGGTCAGTGCCGTGCTCAGTGAGTTGGGTTACGCGTTCGTGGAGGCCGGTGATGCCGACGGCGCCATGCCGATTCTCAACTCGACGCAACGCATCGACCTGCTGATCAGCGACGTTGGCCTGCCGGGGATGAACGGTCGTCAACTGGCGGAGGTTGGTCGGCAATATCGGCCAGGTCTGAAAGTGTTGTTCATCACCGGTTATGCCGAGCACGCGGCGGTGCGCGGTGGCTTCCTCGACTCGGGAATGCAGATGATCACCAAGCCCTTCACCTTTGATCTGCTCACCGCCAAGGTGCGCGAGATGATCAATAGCTGA
- a CDS encoding hybrid sensor histidine kinase/response regulator has translation MLSNIQAKLLIVDDLPENLLALEALIKREDRTVYKALSADEALSLLLQHEFAMAILDVQMPGMNGFELAELMRGTEKTKNIPIIFVSAAGRELNYAFKGYESGAVDFLHKPLDIHAVKSKVNVFVDLYRQSKAMKQQVEALEQARREQEALLQQLQSTQLELEQAVRMRDDFMSIVAHEVRTPLNGLILETQLRKMHLARDNASAFTLDKMQAMVDRDERQIKSLIRLIEDMLDVSRIRTGKLSIRPSRFNLVQLVSNLLQNFAPQMEAAETSVSFEASEPVEGCWDEFRIEQVVSNLLTNALRYGGRSPIQVRVYREGEEARVEVQDHGIGISAENQKRIFQQFERVSAKTVVAGLGLGLFISEQIVAAHGGSIVVESEINEGALFRVCLPIQENGISDATSE, from the coding sequence ATGCTGAGTAATATCCAAGCCAAACTGTTGATCGTTGACGATCTGCCAGAAAACCTGCTGGCGCTGGAAGCGCTGATCAAGCGCGAGGATCGCACGGTCTACAAGGCTCTGTCGGCGGACGAAGCACTGTCGCTGTTGCTGCAACACGAATTCGCCATGGCCATTCTCGACGTGCAGATGCCGGGCATGAATGGCTTCGAACTGGCTGAGTTGATGCGCGGCACCGAGAAGACCAAGAACATTCCGATCATTTTCGTCAGCGCCGCTGGCCGTGAACTCAACTACGCGTTCAAAGGCTACGAAAGCGGTGCGGTGGACTTCCTGCACAAGCCGCTGGACATTCATGCGGTGAAGAGCAAGGTCAACGTTTTCGTCGATCTGTATCGCCAGAGCAAGGCCATGAAACAGCAGGTCGAGGCGCTGGAGCAGGCCCGCCGTGAGCAGGAAGCGCTGCTGCAACAGCTGCAAAGCACGCAGCTTGAGCTGGAACAAGCGGTGCGCATGCGCGATGACTTCATGTCCATCGTTGCCCACGAGGTGCGTACACCGCTCAATGGCCTGATCCTCGAAACCCAGCTGCGCAAGATGCACCTGGCCCGGGACAATGCCTCGGCATTCACCCTCGACAAGATGCAGGCAATGGTCGACCGCGATGAGCGGCAGATCAAAAGCCTGATTCGCCTGATCGAAGACATGCTCGATGTCTCGCGGATCCGCACCGGCAAACTGTCGATCCGCCCGAGTCGTTTCAATCTGGTGCAACTGGTCAGCAATCTGCTGCAGAATTTTGCCCCGCAAATGGAAGCGGCAGAAACCAGTGTTTCCTTTGAGGCGTCCGAGCCGGTCGAAGGTTGCTGGGACGAGTTCCGCATCGAGCAGGTGGTGTCCAATCTGCTGACCAACGCCTTGCGCTACGGGGGGCGCAGCCCGATTCAGGTGCGCGTCTATCGCGAAGGCGAGGAGGCGCGGGTCGAAGTTCAGGACCACGGCATCGGCATCAGCGCCGAGAACCAGAAGCGTATTTTTCAGCAGTTCGAACGGGTGTCCGCCAAGACGGTGGTGGCCGGGCTCGGGCTGGGTCTGTTCATTTCCGAGCAGATCGTCGCCGCCCATGGCGGCTCCATCGTCGTCGAGAGTGAAATCAACGAAGGCGCCCTGTTTCGCGTTTGTCTGCCGATCCAGGAAAACGGCATATCCGACGCAACCTCTGAGTGA